The DNA region GGCTATTTTTGCAGAAAAGCACCAGCGCTAGGGCCAGGCGGGTACCGCTCCATTTTATTCAACCAGTAATGCGGACTTTACTCTCCGCTAATCATTCCCACTAGCCTTCTTTAGAATAGTCTGTGTGCAATTTCGGCCTCTAATCCCCGCATGTTCACTCGAACCTCATGGAGCAGCCGTGTGTGCAATGTGATGTTATGAGTAGCACAAAGAACAATCAGTGGGAGTGCAAGGCAGACCCCCTCCAACTTATAGCTGCAAGGTCAGAGGAGTAAAAGAATTCGTTTAAGCATTCTAATCCTAGACTAGGTACTGGATCTCTGGAACTACCCCTTATTTTTAGCTTTAAGTGCAATCTTCGTCAATTAACAGAACACTCTCAGGTAGGGACTATCATTTTTGCAAGGGCTTGGGAGAGCGTTCTTATCGCACGTGATCGGGTGGACCATCGGTACCTACAGAGGCGCCTACACTCGCCCTGTGTCCATGTATTTTCCAGCAGCCATATCTTGATTGGCCCACCCTGTAGGTCGCGTAGCTGTTCAGCAGCCGGAAACCAAGGTTATTGATAACAGATACCTAAAGAGACATGACGGTTGCGCCTAATAATATGTACTTCTCAACCGCGACAAGAGAGACATTCCGGATCTTCTCGCGTGACCATTGTTCACCTTGTACAGGATAATGGGCATGCCGGAGCAGTTCTCATCCGACCAGCATCGGATATAAGGAGATTGGTAATATCATCAAGTTCGTGCTGCTATCCACATTGGGAGCCTGTCCGATGCGATGCAACGTTTCTCCATCAAACACCTCGTGCTAGGAGTAAGCTTCGCCGTCATTGAAGGATTGCTTACTGAGCGATACTACAAGGATAGCCTTGGTAGTGGATGCTGTAGGATTCTGTCAACCATACCAACGTTCGCGTGGACCTCGCCAATCTACATAGCTCTCCACATCGACCGGTCTTTGTGCCAGTAACGCCGATGCCCCGGCCGTTCCGGATCGGCTCCGCCATAATGGATCAGGCGATATAAGATGTTCCATCCTGGAAGGGTTTACTGTGCTATCATCGGCATCGGATCGAGGCAAAAATGACTCTGACCTGGCTAATTACTGGTTGCTCAAGCGGCTTCGGCGAGATTCTTGTCCGGCAGCTCCGAGCCGCTGGTGATAATGTCATCGCAACCGGCCGCAATGCGGATATAAAACTCGCTCACCTCAAAGATACCGGAGCTACAATTCTTGATCTGGATGTTACGGAGTCCCCTACGGCCATtcaggccaagatcaatgAAGCATGGGGTGTCTACGATGGCGGCATCGACGTCGTTGTCAATAATGCGGGCTATATCCTGAGCGGCGCCGTTGAAGAGCTGACGTAAgtggccttgatgttggAAAGTAAGCAAGTCGCTAATGATCATTTGTAGACAAGAAGATATGGAAAAGTCCTTTAGGGTCAACTTTCATGGTCCTCTCAACATCACTCGTGCCGTTCTCCCACGCCTGCGAGCCAAGGGCAAAGGTACACTCTTGTACGTGAGCTCACAGGCGGCGTGGCACGCAGACCCCAGTGCTTCCGGGTACTGTTCGAGCAAGTTCGCATTGGAAGGTAAGTTGATTTTTGACGACGAATGAGGTTTCAAAAGCTGATCTGCTCGAAGGGGCTGTCGAATGCctcgccaaggagcttgcaATATTCGCCCCAGGCATCAAGCTCCTAATTGTCGAGCCAGGCTACTGCCGAACCCCAGTGTTCAACAAACTACAGCATGTAGAGGCTCGGGTCCCAGAGTATGCCCCATTCAATGAAGCTGTTCGGCAAGTTGAGGCGTCTTTGACTGCGTCTTCGCCTGGAGATCCAGATAAGGCTGTGGCTCGAATGATAGAATTGGTGAGGGTAACTGGCATGGCCTCTGGTAAGAAGGTGCCTTTAAGAGTTCCTTTGGGCTCTGATAGCTGGTTAAAGATTAAGACAAAGTGTGAGGAGACGTTGGAGATATGTAGAGAgtgggaggaggtggctaaGAGTACAGATGCTCCAGTTGAGCCATGAACATCTTGAGATGGAATGAGTTAGGAAGGACCGTGTATTTCCTTTGTTGCTATTCAAGATTTCGGAAGTGAATTACTAGTATTGAgcccctccttcttctctagCTTGGTGGTGTCTTTGGTGGGACGACGGGACATTGAACTGAATGAAACAAATTCCAAATACCGTCTCCTCCATCGACAGACGCTTCTTGGGAATAAGACCGCAATCTACTTCTACTAAACTCCAAGACCCTTAATCAACTCCGCCTTCACCTTCTCAAGTACTTCAGAAACAAACTTGCGATCGTAAAAGCTCTTGTTGAAGCACCCTTGGATGGTCAGCTGATCCTTAAAAGTCCACACATGGCACTGCAGCGACCGGGCAAGTGTCTCCGTGCCAACCCAAAACCCATCCACCTCTACCTTGTCTTTACCGCCTTGACCAAAGGCATACTCATGCTGCAAACACTGCTCGACCTTGCCAAAACTGCTCAAGTCTGGGTTCTCGACTGGAGGTAGTTCCCGAGGAGGGGGAGTGTTGAAGAGTTTGGTTGTCCGTCTGACATAAGGTGCCATGAGATCCAACATGCCTTGTGGCTTACCCTCATCATTAGTGCACATCCGCGTCAAGTCTCTTCTGTAGACATTATTGAGAATCTCTGCGATAGCGTCGAATGACAGGCCCAAAACGTTTGGAACGGTGACTGGGAGACCACTACAGAACATGCCAACCGCAAAAGCTTCTCCATTGTAAGGTGAAGAAAGGTACGGGCGTAGATCAGTCGGGAAAAAGGCGCCGTAGCTTTTAGCGAGCGGATGCTGTGGATAAGTCGCTGTGACGCGAACCAAGGCAGCATGAACAGCGCTGGGGACACTGAGACCACGTTTCTTGCAACCGGCAATAATAGACTTGGTGGCAGTAGCATCAAAACTGTAGGATTGTCGCTCGGTTGGGCCGGGAGCAGCGGTCAAGGACCCTGTGATGGTGGGCAGGCCTATGCTTGGCACGCCTTTGACAAATTCCGCGACCAGGGCGTCGGCAGTGGAGCGTAGATACATGGGTGTGGTCTCTTCGTCCAAGTAAGAACCAACGATGGTGTCGAGGCTTGGCGTCAGGGGTCCCTGGGTGGTAGGATGGTTTCGATCATGCCGGAGTATTTCGGCAAGATTGTTCATGAAGCTGTTGGCCAGCATGAGCATCCCGATACCATCGATACGCCAGTGAGATGACGATATGCAGAGCTCTTGAGAAGCAGGAACCCAATGACACGTCGCTGTGGGGCTGGGGCGAAGCGAGGTGAACAAGGTTGTTGAGTCTGGGATGTTCTCGTGCTGGAAAAAGGTTTGTGATAGCCATGTGTCTTCATTTAGAGGGCCAACAGACAAGATTTGACTGGGCAGATCGTCCGCATCAGACATATGAGACCTTCCAGCGAGGTTTGGATGAAGTCGGACAAGGGTTAACCAGGTTCGTCTCAGAACCGGCACAACCTCCTTGACAGATTCTGGGATTTTCAGACGCAAGGCAACAGTGATGGCCCAGTGCTCGCGGTTGATGGGGGCACCACCATCAGCTAGAAGCTTGAAAAATGTTTCGATAGTGTCGAGAGGGCGATTAGAGGTGCCATCGGCTTCCAAAAACCATGTCTGAAACGGTAAAGCAGTGGACATGTTAAGAAAAGTTCAATCGTATACTGAGGGCTTGGGGAGCTCTGGAGATTTAATATGGGGAAAGGAAGGTAGATCAAAGGGAATATTTTGAAGGCCCGAGAGTTTTTATATCTGGAAGTCGATGATGACCAAGGATTACGTACAGATACATCTGGAAATTAAGAACTAGATGCAGTAACTGTGTGGGAGACATGGGGTGTGTTGGGAACGTAAAACACCAAACAAGGTGCCAAGCCCGTTTTGTCTAGGCATCTCGAATGCAGGGTTCCCGGGTTAATTGGAGGGAACTCTGCCTTCCTTGGTAAGACCAGACGAGCTTGGTAAGCGCGAGGTGACATCCCGCCGCTAGGAGCCTGCAAAACCACAGATTTATCCCTTTCGGGCCCTTCCCGCACCTTGCGGGcttggcaatggccttgCGGTATCGCGCCCAGCCTGGCAACCAACTCGAGGCTACAAATTTGCAAAGTCAATGAGTGATGCCTCATGATGTCAGACCGATAGATGAGGCGTCAGCTCCATTTCAAACTTGAGGAGGGGGGGAAACGGCTTGGGAACCTGATTGCTCCCTTGCCAAGCCAAAGTTGAACTCGAAGCGCACTCAGCACTATTTTTGTGCCTACAGCCTGCTTGTTGACTTGGTGCCGTGGCGCATTATGGTACATGTATGTCTTAGACATGTATCAGTCGAAATCAGGCTGGCGGTTAACCCTCGACTGAGCTGGTAGTGAGTCAATACAAGCATTTCAGAACTTCTTGATACTCAGTGATTCACGCTGACTCTCGTGACACGTCTACAAAAGAGGGCATCATCCATAGGGCTAAATATGTGGCCATTGATACATGAGCATTAAAACACCAACCAAAGTAGTGTTTCGCCTGTAAATGCCACTTGTCTAGCTTAGCATTTGCCTGTTATGAGTCTGCCATCCTAGCCAGCCTGACTTTGCCCGCATTTATGGCTTATGGGACTGGCCTGCTGGCTTGTTTGGCTCTTCCACTCACATTTCAAAGAGGGTAATGCTCCTGCATGTTTAAATAGAGGGGGTTCAGCTCGTGCTGACGTGCAGGCTGGTGGCGCTCAGCGTGTAACGTTCGGCCTCGGAATGAGGCTGCTAATTTGGTTATTTAATTATGCCCGGCCCTTTGCCACTCCTTCTCCGTGACTGTTAAGTCTGCCTGTCCACGAGGTCTGCCTTTGAATCCTATCAACTCAAAATGACTGATGTCATTGAACGGAGGATTAATATCACAAAAGGTCAATCTCAACAAGATGATTGGGTTCAAAATTGGCAGAACTGGGAGACTGCATGGCTCAAACTCATTGAACGTGTCGCCAACTACACCAAGGATCCTATTGTCCTAATCGACGATGGATGCAAGACAGAGGCTGATGGCATCAACTGCACTGAGGCATGCAGCAACTCGACATACCTCTTCAAATCGGCAGAGACTCTCTGGAACTGTGTCAGCCTGGCAACTCTCCGCATGACAACCTGGGACAATCCAGACGAAGATCACCCTCGAATCACTATCAACAGGGACGATGAGAAGGAAGTGAGGCAGAGGTTTCAGCTTGGTCCACTCGAGGATTTCGACCATGTCGACGTCTTCCAAAACTATCGTGCGTGTGCAACCGAGTCTTGTTTCGCTTCCAAACTCGGATGCTCCTTGGAATTCGACGAGTTCCAGAACATTTCCGTCACTTACGAAAAGACCCTCGAGTTCGGATATATCATGAGCCACAACTACTGCACCAACGCCGACTTGGGCATTGACAGTGACCTTGCGGGTCCTGGGGTGAGTTTCATTCTAGCTGCCGATCGAAGTATTCTCTAATGGCGCGAGACAGTTGTTCATTGCCTACCTTATTCAGTTCTCACTGTCCATGTTCTTCGTCTTGTCTCTTAACTTTACTACGTCTTGGACCAAATACCTTGTGTGGGCCTGTACGCGTCCGTtccgagccaaggccacaGAAACGGCAAAGAAGTGGCAAGACAGACTCTCGAATAACCGCTTTGCTGGCGCAGTGGCATCCACCATTGTCGaccttcaagaagctcaatcCCAATATCTAGCCATCCTCTCGATTGTAGGTGTAGTGGCGTATGCCGAGATCGGCTCTCCGGGCTTCGGCAAAGCTCACACACTCCGGGCGTGGTCTATCAACAATattctccttgatgacatGGTCTCAATAAGTATTTACCCGATCATTTCCGTTCAGATAGCCCTCCACAAGACTCAGAATAGGTGGTGGTACACGCTGCTATGGGTCATCTTCACCTGGACAATGGCCTGCGTCATCTTCACCTCCGGGTACGCAGACAAAGAGGAGGTAGAAAAAAGCTTCAAACAAGACGCTGGTCTCAAGTCTTGCGGGCAGAATGCTGGACCGAAGATCTATTGCCTGAACTACGGGGAATCCGACGAAGGATTCGCATACAACGGGCTgatgcaggaggaggagagcatTCTGTCTAGCAAGTTTACTTACTGGGCTATACACGGTATAATACCCATTCTCCTGTGGGATTGGTTGATGAAGGGCCTTGTACCAGTCTTCTTCCCGACTAAAGAGTTAACGAGAGATCGATGGTACCTCCTCTTGACTGCCGCCACAAGTCAGCCCGTATTAACTCTCTTGGAGTTATTCACCATGGCCCTCGGTACGTATAATCTGGCAAATTTTGTCATGTTTAGGAATGTGCTTGGTGATACCTACGGAGAGGGTCAAAGCGACTCAGTCTTTGGTGGGTGGAGCTACGGGCAGTTTGTGGCATTGTTCGTGTGGATGCCCATCCTTGGCAAGTTTCTGTCTGTACTTCTTGGTAAATATCTGAGACTTCTTTTGTAAGGTGGCACAGCGTTAACGCATTAGTCTAGAGGGCACTGTTCCAGTTGTGCAGAAGCGAACGAACCACTATGTCAACGTCACTCTGGCACGAGATCAAGCGCCAACAAACCAGACCGCCGCAACTCAGACTGAAACAGACAGGGCTGAAAATGATCAGACTGAAGTAATTGAGGCTGAAACCAGTCACTCCGAAGGGATTCCCTTGACGCCAATGTCGCGCTGAAGATCCTGTAGATGGTGGCTTTTGTGTTGAGGGGcattgaagatgatggtttATTGTGTTGAAAACTGTGTTTTTCTTGGGGTTTCTTCAAATATCTTTGCATGAGGAGTGAGATTGGAATGTCCCTTAAAGGTCTCTTCGTTTTCCATAACATCTAAGGATTCTTCTCTATGATTATAATCCGTTTGTTGAGAGATATGATGTGTCTACATTATGGTAGCTCCTGGTGGCTTGGACTCTTTCAGTTGCCTTGTTGTGCAATGAAGCTCAAGCCAGGCTCTTGATGACACGCTCGATAGTCTCTTCAACTGACTCAGTAGGAAGACCAAGGAGCTTGTTCCACTTCTCAAGGTCTAGATGCTTGTGGTCCTCCAAGTTCTCCTTGCCGAAAACAAGGGCACTGATTAGCTTGGCGCCTCCGTCGTTGATGTTGCCCTCGTTCAACAACTTGAAGGCCTCCGCTCGAAGGTCCTCGGAAGTCTGGTACTTGCGCTCAAATGTGGTGTTGGTAaccttctccaagatctcGAGGGCCTTCAActgggtggtggtgaaggaCTCGATGGCAACGACGGTGTTGGAAGTCTCCTCAGGGTGCTTGAGGATGCCGACAAGGGCACGGCCGATCTGGAGTGCGTTACTGGTGGTGAAGGTAGCCTTGCCCTCATCGACCAGAAGAGCCTTTTTGGTGGCCAGATCGAAGCCCCAGAAATCCAATGGCAGGCCCTAGAGACGTTTGTTAGTACGCAATAAGAACCCCTTTGAGGGTAAGGCTCACCCAGTCAAAGAAGGGCCCAGTGAAGAGAGCAGTCCAGCTGATAacatcctccttggtcttgaggaggtcCAGGTaatccttcttgaccttgaaaAAAGGCACGGCCGCCAAGACCTTCTCGCTCTGTACCATGTTAACATCGGGATCTACTATTTAGCGCTGCTAATACTGACTCTGGTATCTGATCCAAACTCGCTAGGGATAAACCGCTTGACGCCAGCGGCAATAGCGGCGTCGATGACCACGGCCTGCTGATCTAGAGAGACGATAGGAATCATGCTGATGACGGcgtccttgcccttcagAGCCTCGGTCAAATCGGCGAGGTTGTACTCAGTTTTGATGACTTTGATGCCCTCGGGGAACGTGGCTGTAGAGGTGGATCGGATGATGGCGGTAATCTCGAGGTCAGAGTCGTGGAAGGCGGGGATAGTAATCTGTCCTAGGTTTCCGCTGGCCTGCTTTGTATCAGCGTGATGCACTTGATGGAATGTGATGGGCAGCCGACACTCACACCGACGAGAGCAACACTCTTGTAAGCCATTGTGACGGTTGGGCTGGTGGCGGGCTGGGTGGCTGATGCGTAGTTGATAGTGGTCCTGGAGGGCACTTGAAGAGAATTGATTGGGTCGAAATTGAATGTATTATGGAGGAACCAGGTGCAGTCAAGGCATGGCCAACGGTATTTATATGGTGGTTGCTCCATTCAGCAAGATGTCGGAATGGTTGGTATAGACGACGCCATCCCCTAGACAGTTTGAAGCTGAAACAACTCCGCAAGGGTTTCGAACATACATAGATAGGCACAACTGCCGGCATGCTTCATCTCAGCGGGCTGGCTCAATAGGTCACCGCCGTCGGagatggaggcggaggaAAGTGGAGGCCGTTGCGGGGGCTTGGCGGAGGCCGATACGGacggaggagatgatggagatagACGGTTAATTAGGCCTCAAGTCCGGATAAGTAGTTGAGGCCGGGG from Fusarium keratoplasticum isolate Fu6.1 chromosome 12, whole genome shotgun sequence includes:
- a CDS encoding NmrA domain-containing protein, which codes for MAYKSVALVGASGNLGQITIPAFHDSDLEITAIIRSTSTATFPEGIKVIKTEYNLADLTEALKGKDAVISMIPIVSLDQQAVVIDAAIAAGVKRFIPSEFGSDTRSEKVLAAVPFFKVKKDYLDLLKTKEDVISWTALFTGPFFDWGLPLDFWGFDLATKKALLVDEGKATFTTSNALQIGRALVGILKHPEETSNTVVAIESFTTTQLKALEILEKVTNTTFERKYQTSEDLRAEAFKLLNEGNINDGGAKLISALVFGKENLEDHKHLDLEKWNKLLGLPTESVEETIERVIKSLA